A stretch of DNA from Myxococcales bacterium:
CGGCGGGCGGCGGCGAGCAATTCAGCGGCCTGATCGATCGCCGCTCCGGAATCGGCGTCGACCGCCAGGACGATGGCGAGCTTCGCGGCCGCGGCGTTCACAGCAAGCCCTTTTCTTGCAGCAGCGCAAGCAGCCGCGCGGCGTTTTCCGCCCGCGTGCCGTCGAGCACAACACCCGCCCGCTGCCGTTGCGGCTCGGTCAGCCGCGCCAGGATTTGCCGTGGCGCAGCAAATCGGCCGACGTCCCAGACCGGGATTGTCACGCGGTGCGCGCGCAATAGATGCGAGACGGCCGGATAACGGGGCCGGTTGAGGCCGCTTTGCACGGTCAGCAGGCACGGCAGCGGCAGCGCCAGCCGTTCGCGCCGGCCGCCCTCGAGTTCGCGCTCGACCTCCGCCGCGCCGTTCGCCGCGTCGATTTGCGCGGCGACGATCGCCGTCGCGCAAGGCAGCGACAACACCGCGGCCAGCACCGGTCCGACCACGCCCTGCATTTCGTCCTCGGAAACCGCGCCGCAAAGAATCAGCTCGTAGGAATCGTTTTTGGCGAAAGCGGCCAGCCGGCCGGCGACGGCGAAGGGATCGGCCGGCGATTCGGCCAATAGCAGAAAGCCGCGATCGGCCCCCATGCCCATCGCGCGCCGAAGCACGTCGACCGCCCGCGCCGGTCCCACGGAAACCGCGTCGACCGTGGTCCCGGGATTCGCTTCCTTGATCAGCAGGGCTTCCTCGACGGCCAATTCGTCGTAACGGTTCAGCCGATAAATGGCCTCGTCGGGAATCCGTAGCGAACGGCCGTCGGCGCCGAGGCGCGGCATCGCGTCGGGGTCGAGCACCTGCTTGACGCAAACCAGAATGCGCATGCGGCCTTCCTCCGGCGGCGGTGGGGGTGTGCCGAAACGTTACCCGGCTTTGCCGGGCCGCGCAATGCAACGCGCGCTTTCTTGACACCCCGGACCCCGGCTGCAATCATGCCGAGCGGACAGCACTTTCCTCGGCAACAAGGACCGGAAACACATGAGCGCCATCTACCTCGTCCGACACGGCCAGGCCACCGTCGATGGTCCGGAATACGACGTCCTTTCGCCGCGCGGCATCCGCCAGGCGCAAATCCTGGGCGCGTACTTTCTCCGCACAGGTTGCCGGTTCGCGCGGTTTTACAGCGGCGGTTTGCAGCGGCAGAACGACACGGCGCGCCGGATCACCGCCGCGCTGGCCGACGGCGG
This window harbors:
- a CDS encoding electron transfer flavoprotein subunit beta/FixA family protein, whose protein sequence is MRILVCVKQVLDPDAMPRLGADGRSLRIPDEAIYRLNRYDELAVEEALLIKEANPGTTVDAVSVGPARAVDVLRRAMGMGADRGFLLLAESPADPFAVAGRLAAFAKNDSYELILCGAVSEDEMQGVVGPVLAAVLSLPCATAIVAAQIDAANGAAEVERELEGGRRERLALPLPCLLTVQSGLNRPRYPAVSHLLRAHRVTIPVWDVGRFAAPRQILARLTEPQRQRAGVVLDGTRAENAARLLALLQEKGLL